From the genome of Papaver somniferum cultivar HN1 chromosome 2, ASM357369v1, whole genome shotgun sequence, one region includes:
- the LOC113354240 gene encoding AP2-like ethylene-responsive transcription factor AIL7 — protein sequence MTPTNWLSFSLSPLDLYQSTNTTHRHQDAAPTTTATTPKYMPYESLSSDSSHQYYNFDSLYANNNNDYWTNSMRAATNQDSHGYTAVEEIQDIKEIKTGDFSFLTSLNHQQIVPKLEDFLGGDSVSASSMHHQQHSQTETQEDSSLSNVYHEQQSSCYFGGDQQDLKAITGFHQGTFSSANSGSEVDDSSVSVTGSMGFHPHHHQQALSLESSRNDLLYSDTTTPTTNNNNNNSNQRLSLAVSNNKTQNSEKAIVAVGDANSESCKKITPDTFGQRTSIYRGVTRHRWTGRYEAHLWDNSCRREGQSRKGRQVYLGGYDKEDKAARAYDLAALKYWGPTATTNFPVTNYSKEMEDMKTMTKQEFIASLRRKSSGFSRGASMYRGVTRHHQQGRWQARIGRVAGNKDLYLGTFGTEEEAAEAYDIAAIKFRGLNAVTNFEMNRYNVEAITNNELPIGGAAKRLKLSLEAESETQSPQVHREQPPTGSCCSSISTVPGVYHDSAATLYHQNLFHQLSYTNGTSSHPVIAPIMSSPSEFYGRGMIYGSTTPFNISSHFNNSINNTEANLNQPWNMTASYNNN from the exons ATGACGCCTACAAACTGGCTATCGTTTTCTCTATCACCGTTAGACCTCTACCAATCAACCAATACTACTCATCGTCATCAAGATGCTGCTCCTACTACTACTGCTACGACACCAAAATACATGCCTTACGAGAGCTTATCTTCTGATTCTTCCCACCAGTACTACAACTTCGATTCCTTGTATGCCAACAACAACAATG ATTACTGGACGAATAGTATGAGGGCAGCAACGAATCAAGATTCTCATGGCTACACAGCAGTTGAAGAAattcaagatataaaagaaatcaaaacagGGGATTTCTCATTTTTAACAAGTTTGAATCATCAACAGATTGTACCGAAGCTTGAGGATTTTCTCGGTGGTGATTCTGTGTCTGCTTCATCCATGCATCATCAACAACATAGTCAAACAGAAACTCAGGAAGATTCATCGTTAAGTAATGTTTATCATGAACAACAAAGTAGTTGTTATTTTGGTGGAGATCAACAAGATCTTAAAGCAATCACTGGTTTCCATCAGGGGACTTTTTCTTCGGCTAATTCTGGTTCTGAAGTTGATGATTCATCTGTTTCTGTAACTGGTTCAATGGGttttcatcctcatcatcaccagCAAGCTTTATCTCTTGAATCCTCCAGAAATGATTTACTTTACTCAGACACCACTACACCCACTACTAACAATAATAACAACAACAGCAACCAGAGATTGTCATTAGCGGTTTCTAATAATAAAACTCAGAATTCAGAAAAAGCTATTGTGGCCGTGGGTGATGCTAATTCTGAGTCATGTAAGAAAATTACTCCTGATACTTTCGGTCAGAGAACTTCCATTTACAGAGGTGTCACAAG ACATAGATGGACAGGTAGATATGAAGCTCATCTATGGGATAATAGCTGTAGAAGAGAAGGGCAAAGTAGGAAAGGACGTCAAG TGTACTTGG GTGGGTATGATAAGGAAGATAAAGCTGCAAGAGCGTATGATTTAGCGGCTTTGAAATACTGGGGTCCAACTGCAACAACTAATTTTCCG gTTACAAATTACTCCAAGGAAATGGAAGATATGAAGACAATGACCAAGCAAGAGTTCATTGCTTCCCTTAGAAG GAAGAGTAGTGGATTCTCAAGAGGAGCTTCTATGTACAGAGGAGTAACAAG GCATCACCAGCAAGGCCGATGGCAAGCCAGGATAGGCCGAGTTGCCGGGAATAAAGATCTCTACCTTGGAACATTTG GAACTGAAGAGGAAGCAGCGGAGGCATATGACATAGCAGCAATAAAGTTCAGAGGCTTGAATGCTGTAACCAATTTTGAGATGAACAGATACAATGTTGAAGCCATCACCAATAATGAACTTCCCATTGGTGGGGCTGCAAAGCGTCTAAAGCTCTCCCTCGAAGCCGAATCAGAAACACAATCACCACAGGTACACCGTGAACAACCCCCAACAGGTAGTTGTTGTAGCAGCATTTCCACTGTTCCTGGTGTGTACCACGATTCTGCAGCCACCTTATATCATCAGAATCTCTTCCACCAGCTTAGTTACACAAATGGCACCTCCTCCCATCCGGTCATTGCTCCAATAATGTCTTCACCATCTGAATTTTACGGGCGGGGTATGATTTATGGAAGCACCACCCCGTTTAACATCAGCAGTCACTTCAATAACAGCATCAACAATACTGAAGCTAACCTTAACCAACCTTGGAATATGACGGCATCTTACAACAATAACTGA